A window of the Zeugodacus cucurbitae isolate PBARC_wt_2022May chromosome 2, idZeuCucr1.2, whole genome shotgun sequence genome harbors these coding sequences:
- the LOC128919820 gene encoding uncharacterized protein LOC128919820, with protein MSWDQKKVYVTSSIEVHAKKRIYVENSRRSYSKSYFLHHKRVRHQVCSKMFLSTLGISETMVRSWLSSSELYSTQLGPENKKNLQVENRRNTIREKTYQDRLNYLIKWLEDIPKLESHYRRQYTNKLYFQSEFKSYANVYEVYSRDCKSHNANDIAPISFPNFMKFLNTNNLSIFKPRNDMCNTCISFESKNISVEQYDVHRKDIREMREEKNNDIESAKAGLCSLLCMDMQAVKLIPQSKANASYYKMKLQVHNFTIYNVITHKSDNYVWDETEGSLVASTFATIVIKHIKKEILNTPNIHHFIIYSDGCFYQNRNAVLSNALISVCVVNHITIEHKYLVVGHTQMECDSTHSLIQRKMNNKQINLPSQLVQLMKDARKNPYPLVVHHLQHSYFLDYENLPKRYSSIRPGNKVGDPTVNMIRALAYDTTGSIYYKTCFKDEYQLLPKRTTRNFEIQQPNLLHPQRLTISKKKWQHLQDLKALIPADCHYFYDNIPFE; from the exons ATGTCATGGGACCAAAAGAAAGTTTATGTAACTAGCAGTATTGAAGTTCATGCTAAAAAGCGGATTTATGTGGAAAATTCCCGACGTTCATATTCAAAATCCTATTTTTTGCATCATAAAAGAGTACGTCATCAAGTGTGCAGTAAAATGTTTTTGTCAACCCTTGGTATTTCGGAAACTATGGTAAGAAGTTGGTTGAGTTCCAGTGAACTTTATAGCACTCAATTGGgtcctgaaaataaaaaaaatttgcaagtgGAAAATCGAAGAAACACAATACGGGAAAAAACCTATCAAgatagattaaattatttaattaaatggttGGAAGACATTCCGAAACTAGAATCCCATTACCGACGTcagtatacaaataaattgtattttcaatCAGAATTTAAATCGTATGCAAATGTGTATGAAGTTTATTCTCGAGACTGTAAATCGCATAATGCAAATGATATCGCTCCTATATCCTtcccaaattttatgaaatttttaaatacaaataatttatcgatttttaaacCAAGAAATGATATGTGTAACACTTGCATATCTTTCGAATCAAAAAATATCTCAGTGGAACAATATGATGTCCACAGAAAAGATATAAGGGAAAtgagagaagaaaaaaataatgacatTGAAAGTGCTAAAGCGGGCTTATGCTCTTTATTATGTATGGACATGCAAGCGGTAAAGCTTATTCCGCAGTCAAAGGCAAATGCATCTTATTACAAAATGAAACTTCAAGTTcataattttactatatataacgTTATTACTCATAAATCTGACAACTATGTCTGGGATGAAACTGAAGGCAGTCTTGTTGCTTCGACTTTCGCAACAATTGTAATAAAGCacataaagaaagaaatacTTAATACCCCAAACATCcatcactttattatatattctgaTGGTTGCTTTTATCAAAATCGGAATGCAGTATTATCCAATGCCTTAATATCGGTTTGTGTAGTAAACCACATTACCATTGAGCATAAGTATTTAGTCGTAGGGCATACACAAATGGAATGTGACTCTACTCACTCATTAATACAAcgcaaaatgaataataaacaaattaatttgccCTCCCAACTAGTTCAACTAATGAAAGACGCACGAAAAAATCCATATCCACTAGTGGTTCATCACCTACAACACAGTTATTTCCTGGATTATGAAAATCTTCCAAAGCGGTATTCATCTATTCGACCAG GTAATAAAGTTGGAGATCCTACAGTAAATATGATTCGTGCTTTGGCATATGATACAACGGGATCCATATATTACAAAACCTGTTTTAAGGACGAGTATCAGCTTCTTCCAAAAAGGACTaccagaaattttgaaattcagcaGCCTAATCTTTTGCACCCACAAAGGTTAACGATATCCAAGAAGAAATGGCAACATCTGCAGGACCTAAAGGCTTTGATTCCAGCAGACTGTCATTACTTTTATGATAATATAccttttgaataa